The Halictus rubicundus isolate RS-2024b chromosome 5, iyHalRubi1_principal, whole genome shotgun sequence nucleotide sequence AAATGTATATCGTCATTGTATACTTGAGAGTTACGTAAATTTTATCTTATATAAGATAGTATTAGTAAGGTTGCTTATGAGGGTGGTAGTGCATGATGGATAAAACGTTTCATGCAAGGAACATACAGTAACCTTTATTCTATCTACCAATGGAAGAAGTCATGTGACATTTATgtgatatattatatattaccaTGCGTTGCAAGTTCTTGAGAAGTTGCTGTCTAGCTAACTAACGTATACTATTTAGATAGTGTTGATTAAAGGAAGCAAAATTCGAAAAGGTAGCGCACTACCACGTAACTGTTTTTAGGTTAGGATTTTTAATACATACCTAATAAAGAATGCGTGCAGCTATTGCAATTTTGTGCGTTTTTCTCGGTTGTTGCAGTAATGTCGTGTTCTTGGAACTTCTTGTGAAGTaagtatataatatttaattatataatgtatacaccaaaaatttcttttgaataaaacgcaaaaattacatttaattgaaacataCTTACATATTAacgacaaaaataaaaatattaccgTTTTTCAGAGATGATCCTGGTTGTGGAAATCTTATCACGTTTGTACAATTCCTTTTTATATCGTTAGAGGGATTTATATTTACTTCAAAATGTGGAAACGTAAAGCCCCGTATAGGAGTAAAGAACTACCTCGTATTGGTGACAATGTTTTTTATCACAAATGTTTGTAACAATTATGCGTTCGACTTTAATATACCTATGACTCTACATATGATATTCAGAGCTGTGAGTACACAAAGTCAAAATACTCTGATATCTAATTGTAAAATGTTCAAatctaattattatttcatattttgttaGGGTTCTCTGATAGCAAATATGATTATGGGTATTGTTGTATTGAAGAAAAGGTAtatatttagcaaatatttatcAGTGTTTATGATTACTCTTGGAATCGCAGTTTGTACAATCGTTAGCAGTAAACAAATCAAATCGCTGCAACCCAAGAATGTTGAACAAGTACCAACAACTCCATTCGAAGATCTCTTTTGGTGGGTATTAGGAATATCACTAATGACAGTTGCGTTACTTGTTTCTGCTAGAATGGGTATTTATCAAGAAGAGTTACACAAAAAGTATGGAAAACATCCAAGGGAGGCATTATATTATACGGTATGTCAACATTCACATTATTACTCCTCTGTCAAATATGCAAAAAATATCTAACATTTATTATCTTTTCAGCATTTATTGCCCTTACCATTCTTTTTACTATTAGCACCTAATATTTGGGAACATTTTACCTACGCAGTTACTTCAGAACCATTGCAAGTGTCAATGCTAAATATACATGTGCCAAAATTGATTCTATACCTTATAGGAAACGTTCTTACGCAGTATCCTTTTACAAATACGCAAATACTATTTAGTCAGTACAGAcagattgaaaaattaaatttatcataTATGACATAACCTTAATAATCAATTTAGATACGTGTGCATTAGTTCTGTTTATTCATTAACAGCAGAATGCACATCTCTCACAGTGACTTTAGTAATAAcattaaggaaatttttatcattaattttctCCATACTATACTTTCAAAATCCCTTTACAATCCACCACTGGATTGGTACGCTGCTAGTCTTTGTGGGTACAGTGATATTCACAGAAATAGTACCAAAGATTGCAGACAGATTCCATCTtaaggagaaaaagaaagtacAATAATAAATGATGCCACGAACGGAACAAGTGATAGATTTAGAAAACGTTTGAATTAGAGTTTATTCtgagttaaatattttaatgaaaattaatgtAGTATActatctattttttgcaaatgaaaattaatttagtatactatctattttttgcaattacTTTGCGCATTTAGTTTATAtgtcttttattttttattcggaTGTTGACATAATAAAACTATTATGTGTAATATTAATTCCAACCTACACTTTACTTCAGCCTTGTTTCAAGTGTTTTCAAGTTGTTTTAGATCAATGTTTGTAATCGTGCTTTGCAAGAAAAAGGCGGTCTTTTCGTGCCAAGAccatgcttggagcagaatttggttcCTATTTGCTATGAGTTTGCCATCAAAATTGTTGACAAGttccgagcctaatgcggaaacaaaatggctcggtatttgagtccAAAGTTTGCAGGCGCAATTCCATGCTaaatccatgccaaatcgaAGTCAAACCAGCAATAAGAGCAATAAGTCGCAATAAGAGTTTGTCCAGATGAGGTGATTTACGCGCGTTTTTTTTTGCGTTCAGAAGAGGCGTTGTTCGCGTAATTTTGCGAAGTAAGATTCAGCTCCTTTCATACCCTCTGTTTGTAATTATTGCACGACTTCTAGGCGCAGCAATAATGTCCCTAGTACATTTCTCGGATCGCGCGATTATTCTGTATTTTcgcttttatttaaatatatgtaataagagttattaccccaggaatatggtttcaatttgtgaGTTAGATAcgcggacgaacccaatgcgaaattggggaaccactaggatagttgacgtcgaagACGAACCTGACGCGAAGTCTATAGGAATGGAGTCAATCGCAGACGAGCCcggtgcgaaaccggggagctgaTAGAAgggtgaaacttcgtgaacgaacCTGTGGCGACCCGTGCACGAACGCGCCGCCAGTCCGCCGACATACATTGTATCGGCGTGGGTGACTGCCCACTGCCGAGGGCAGTCGTCTTTTGTCAAACAGTGGAGGAGAGAACACACAGTCCAACGCGAACACTCGGCACGAGCAGAGGTTCCTGGACGCGAGTCGCAACCGAGCGCCGCGTCAATTGTTCGGGCGTATTTACACCGAGTAATAAAGAACACTGCACGCGAACCAGAACATTCATTCACCCGTACGTATACGCAGGATTTagtaatatataaaataacaattaaaatttatagCCACCACATTTATTAGTTCATGTTAAAGTTAACAAATTGGTCACTATTATGCCtccaacaacatatttcaaggttatTTAAATCGTTTAGAATCCCCCTATTCTGAATAATTATCATATCATTTGACAAGGAACATCACTCCATGTCAATCAggagataataataataaaacataaaaatttctttgcaaTAGCACCCTTTTATTTATTTCcataaattacataaatatatttgttttaaaataatttgtggTAAATAAAATACGCATGAAATACCTTTCCATATGCTCTCATTTcttaaactgtaaaaatatttctttaaatgTCATTCAATTTAGTAGGCTAGTACAAAGTTTTGTATTTATCTATATACTAATGCTTAAGTATAGTAACGTTTGCATGGAATGTATTATTTTGTACGGCAActattttttacgaaacttaACTCAACAGTACAGAATTATCAAAATAATGAAACGATATTTCTCATGTGTGCGATAAGCTCTAACACGTTTTATGCATCTccgatgaaaaaataaaaactgaagaATACAACATTAAAAAAAGCTCTCAGTAATTATTTGATATAGGATCAATTGATTCCATCAATTAAGTTCTTTTACATATATTATCAGTTTATGCCACAATTTGTTTACCGTTTCATTTATGTGTATTTACATGTCGATATATCGAATCATGTtataaaatggaaaattaaaGTAAGATTACTGTTGAAtagatttttcacataaacaaAGTTTTGATCTACAGCGCACATTGTTTCAGGTACAAATTTTCTAACGCTATCAATAATTATTTACGATTGAAGAGGGTTTTCTGGGAAAGTTATAAAtatcttttacaatttttccctATGTACTTATACAAAACATAAAAGTAATATAACAGCATAAATACAACATGACTCCATTTATCCAAACAAAATGCTaatgaatatttcataaacTGAAATGTTTTTAAGAATGTAATAacttttcattgaaatattttcactCTTTAATCACGGAAACTATACACGTAGAATTTGCGAccatcgatttcgatgaaatgttcAGCATGTATATAACTAATATTGATAtgcaaaacgcatattttaaattttcattacaggctcaaataaaaaggtttcaaaaagtgccttttttatttttttcatctaattcctaccaattgcaattttttcaaaacctttttttcacgttatttaGTAAACCATTGTTTCCAATTGctaaaaaatgtgaaatgtaTTACGTCCGATTTTAGGAAAATTATACTGTTAAGGGCGTTCGAACAGTTTTGTGCACCACACTAGATACACACATGTATTGAACTTGTATTTTACTATACTACTTCTAAAAAATAGTGAGACACATTCGTTATCTTACTGAATTTGTATTTACAGTTTTAGTTTTAGAAAGATCGTCACAAATCACGTATGGAACGTATAACTAACAAGGAAAGTTATAGAACTcgtaaattcaaaaaattataaactttGCACACAAACAGAGTAAGTTATGCCTAATAGAAAAGTATCGTGGAATTGAATGAAACCGATAATGGTTGGTTTGATaatttacaaagaaaaatttatatGCCAAATTTTAACTTTCCCCATTAATCGGGAAAGTAATTACGTACAGCATTCGAGTAATGCAATTTTGAAGTATTGTCCTcgtttaacataaaaaaatgttcatatTCTTTTGAAAACGTTCAAAagataaatatatttaaaaatattcagatACATGTTAAGAAATTTTGTctagtttgtagttgcaaattCTAGCTGTAATAAAAGTTTCACATTGCAATACAAAATTTATACTTTTATCGTAGCGATATATTGTTATAGCTATTGTCCTTAAATACTTTAGTAAGATCTAccgtcgtttaaaaaaaaaattaaaatgaacGATTTGTTCGGATGGCTtcaggaaagaagaagaaattcagatttctttcttatttttaccacaaaataattcgtttgttcTGACAAAATTTGTATCATGTGTCGCGTCGATTTTTAGTGAAATCCGCTTCTCTCCTTATTATAACAACAGTACCTATCAACCGTCTcgaaaaacaatatttattttttgttttgttctttAAAATTGCAACGTGAAGATTGTCCAGAATATCCATTTGTTCCGATTAACAAGAATTCAACGAACTTCGTAGAAAATAGTTACTATCATTGCCTTATCTAAGTTATTCTTATTCTTTTCAATTATTCTTAGATATGAAttcattagaaaaaaaaaacttataGAGAACCCACTTTGAATTTGAAAAACAACGTAAACAAATCGATTCAATTTAAATTAACGATCGTTTTAGCACCACAATTAATAACACAAATTGTAAACTTTGAATGACAATGGTATTGTTCACAGctcaacaaattttttactgTCACCTCGTATCGGACcatacatatgtagatattaaAAGGCTATCATTTCACgcgtttttcagaaaaattcacTACGATTAGCTGACTTTTTGGAAATTGTACTATCTAAATAATGGAGGGTGACTGGGGGTTAAAGCGCATTTAgatatttttcacttttcttttaTCAAGTAGAAAAAGTAAGggctaaagttccgaaaatcggtcaagtcGAATTAAGCTAAAATTTCCGACATAACCTCATTTTGGGTATGTAAAAATTGTAAGGCGTATACCTTGTGATCAGTGGTCTTCAATCATTTAAGATGACACGATTTTGTGACACGTTGCGTCAAGCAACTCGAATTATACCTACTTCAACCGAAACGTTCGATGTTTGAACATCCTCTTGCGTCCATTCAACTCGAATAGTGTTCGAAGGACGATCCAATGTTCAGACATGTTCGAAAGTTTGCAATCGGAAAAAGCAGTCGAATACCATTTTGTTTATTTCGGTCCGAGCAGACTCTAATTTCAAACTACTCAAGCTTCTCAATTGCCCATATCTAGATTATATTAACGGTACAGCCAACTTCCGTGGAAAGTGTTTAACTTTGTACTTAACGTACAAAAATATATTGTGCgtcaagaaaataattaaagtttacGCAGTTGAATTTTTAGTAGGGTAAAATCCGAAATTGGATCTCAGTTGTTCCAAAAACACAAAAGTGAGAATAGTTTGCGGAGCTAATCTGATAAACGCAGGTACATAACCCTAGAATAGAAAATGATTAACATTTTTTGAAGTACACTAATTCATATGATTTAGAAATacatttaaaatgaaaagatcACAGTTTCCACTAATACGATTCTAAATGCTCTAAATAACTGCTAAACAGTTGTATGAAAGAAAATATcacattttccattttttacatatTAGTTACACATGTAATGCGAGTTAAAATTCTTGCAATTTCATTTAATTGCTATTTTGTAATAAAGTTCCACTTTAGAATAATTCTACATTGATGACAGAAATGGATGGTAACAGTGATAAAAAGCGAACATATATGTGCGTTGCACCGATATCTTTTGGTATAGTACAGTCCTCTTATACAGTATTCTccccgtaactgtcgaaaagatctctaccatAACTGTAGGGTGACGATATCattactcgtgtaataagcGAAGTTTCAGGTGTGAAAGAGGACGGCgaatggaaaagaaaaagagacagagagtcgaagcgttcggaaaaaaataaaaactggcGCGAGCTCagacctttaaataaaaaattgaactttcttatttttgatttttcatgAACCAAATGTTTGTCATTGTATTTGTCTcggttttttaattaaaatgacaaCAACCATGATAgagttacgatcataattacttgttTAACAAGCGAAGTTAAGAATTTGTgtacctctaccgtaaatgtcgTCTCAAACTTTAATCGCTTGTTATACAAATAATTATGATCGTTATTATATCAAATTTcatgtcattttaatcagaaaaacaagACGAACGCGATGATGAAAGTTCATTGACAATAaccaaaaataagaaattttgatttttgaatttGAAAGGCCGAGCTGGCACGAGTCCTTTGATGGTTTCCAAACCTCCAAATCTCAGTCCTTCTGACTTTTTCCATCACTATCGTTCTCCACGTTTGGCACACTACAAACAATGCAGCACCTCCATGTCGTATCGTCGATAccgccgagcgacagttctggAGAAACTACTGTATGCGGAAAATATGTTATCAGCGTATCGTGTTATAAGAGGATTGTCGCACTTTTTGGGTCATGTTATATCGAAACCGTGTCATAAGAAGGTTCAGTGTATTCCCATTCTTCGACTTGTTTTGAACGTATacaacattaaaaattaaacactaaacattaaacattaaacaaattatgtatacaatgtaaatAACATACTATTTTTAGTATCCAGTGCAATCCCTTCGTGATGTGTATAGGTAATGTTAATACCTGCGCCGCCCCAAAGAGTGACTCAGAAATTTGGTGTTTTATCGCCCCTTTTGGGTCACTCTTCGAAGTTTAATAACTTAATAATGGGTTAGTAATAAAGCGTTACAGAcaaatatctccaaaaatattgattatacaCAAAAAGTTTCAGATGAAAGTTGTTCTGTACCGGGTGAGACTTTTATTTTTCTCGTTCGACACTCCAAGGTGAGGTGAAGGTCATCTTTCttgttttaaatggaatgatatgtaTTTTTATCTACTATCAAATAGTACGTTTTAACATGAGTTGAATGACCTATGACTCAAGatcattcaaggtcaaacttTCGGGGAAATGCAGAAAAGGTGTGATCGTTTTCTTTGTACTTTAGTTCGTGACCTCAAACTTTCACACCAAAACAATAACACGTGTTCAATATCAGCATTACTCAGGACAACATCAATGTTATTATCAATGAAATGAAAACAAACGTATTTGTCTAATTACTGTGCTCTTCTGCAAGATAGTTAGTTTACTTTCATTACTATTCGTGCTGAATTAGTACTACATTAGTATCCTTCGCTGAACAATAGTACTGAAATAAGTGGTGAAAATGGAAATGTATCAAAATTGTTTTGATATGTTTATGGTACTAGGAGGATGCAGGAAAAATTACAGAATGCTATCAAGATCTCATATGGCATTTAAAAGACTAGAACAGCGTTTACAAAGCGTTTACGAAGCAACATTTGCAAACGGCAATGTAAACAGGCATAACATGCACTACTGGGCAGCTCAAAATCCACATTGGATGAGAACAACGGGCGTATGAAAATCCATGGACTCTGTACGTTTGGTGCGGTATTATCGAAAATTTTGTCAATGGCACGCACTTTTTCGAAGGACTACCCCAATTATGTGAAGAAGTACCTGAGATGAGTGGTACTtactaaataaaattatttataaaacgcATTCGAGATTGTACGTATTTAATAGATTGTTATTTAGATTTTGCATCCGATTACCAATTATAATCttcaaaaatagaattttatttggacAGCTAGCAGCAGGATTATTTATAGACGGCGAAAATTTACTAATTCAAAATGCTATTGAAGAATCCTTTACCAAAAGAAAGTTAAAACTACTGGATATTACTTTGGACTTATCTTGCCGACTAAACTACCACTACTTATTGCATAATTCATTACGTTTTTATATCACTAAAGACGTTTAAAAAATACTACCTCTATCTAATTTTGTAACTAATATCTTTATAAATAGTAACGATTGGGTGATAACTTCACAGTGTTCATTACCATAACGCCGGCGTATCTTTCCTTTTTCCCTTTGTAAGTTTCGACTTtcttaaacaaataaaatcctAAATTTTTTATACATGTATATTCCATCTGTGTATTGATTTATAATTTTAcgacataaaaatattttctaaaatgaaAGTATGAAGAATCTATTTCatttaaatatgaaataaaaatatttcagtatAGGGTTATTAAAAGCGATTTCGTAAACAGCGATTTCATGCTAAAATTTAATGCAAAAGGCAATCGTCGGTACACATACGCTACTATCCGAAGCAAAAGAAACTAATAGAAGATGGATCACGTGTTCTAATACGCACGTGCGTAACTTATGTAAAGAGCTGAATTTAGATAAGGTTTCAGGAACATTGAATATTGAAGATAATTGTGTTCAACGTATGTAACCAAAAAGCATAAGCCAAAATGAGTGGTATTTCTGACACTGTGATATTCTATTGTCGTTTTATAACACCGAGAGATGGTCCAAATGTGTCATAACAACACGTATATCTGTACTACCATCGAATATAACCATTTACTACTTGTTAGtgtacacacacatatatacatacacatatgtaACATAATGTgaaaaagtaaaatataaaGTAGGCAAAATGCACATTTGTGTATGAACTTTATGTTAGAATCTTAACATTAATTTAGTTTACAAAAATATCTACAAAATGAATTTGTCTAAGCATTCATGGATTAAATGTTGCATGCATAGTATGAAAGGAACATGCAACaaggaaagaaattttataGCACAAAAGTCCGATACCTGAAACTATGGTCTGTTTTTGAATGAAGATAGCTAACATCATAATAGCTGTATAACCCTCTCCTATTACTTAAGATTTGCAACATAGAAGTGGGGaacacaattattattattggacttccatcattttctttcgaaaaATAGACTTAAATGTGATATACAAGAACTCTTATTACAACAGATTAATGTTAAGTGATCTAAGTAGaacaaataataattttaatcgtcAGCACATTTTTGTGGAAGATTGTTGCATGTAAAAACAGTATCTCCCTGAATGTTATTATTGACAATAAGTTATAGATAAAAATATACAGTGTCTAAAATATAATCTACAATAATCTCCATCAAACTTAGTATGTCTATGACTGGCAAAAGCATTCTATAAATGTTTCACTACAACTTATTAATTAGAACCGACATATTAATGTGTAAAATATAGTGTTCTTAGACGCTTTAGAGAAAATACATGTGTACAGATTTAAACATTACTAATCATATCGCTAAATCATAACTATTTTATAGTAATACTAGTTCTATTAGTTACTGGCATGTCAACTTGTAATATAAAAAACCTCAATTTGTAATACAGAATTGAATGTTTTGATTTAAattataaagaaaaattaaaatcaattcaCTTTTAGAATCGTACCATAATCACATAtcataaattacaaaaatttttgcaaTCATCTAGATTATAAAcacaatactaaaaaataattaactttcagattttttatttattattttcacattttaaatatatatttgtttaaACTATGATCTTTTCATACAGTCTAGTATacatttaaatataatatttttgagAAAGTTTGTTAAATAAACTGAAAAATTTATATGCATATTTCATATGTTGAAAGAAATCTTTAAAAAGACATTAAATATATACGTATTATTGTTTTTGTGctgttttaatttttcttcactAAATGAATACCATTAATAAAAAAGTGTGTAATAATATAAAGAGACTATTGCAATGTAGCTTTCATTGTGAACATTCCTATTTATAGCTCTTACAGGTTAATGCACTAAATTGTATATCTACATGAACTGTTTGAAGAATTCTATATAGTATTCCAAATCGGTACTTCCAAATGTATACTGATAATGAGTATTACAAGTTAGTAgaacagaaataaataaataaataagtaaactTACTTTAAAGAATGCCAATGGTCCATGTTTTGCAGTGTAAAAAAACAAATCCGCAAGATTCTATAAAAGAGTTTTATGTAATATGGCATTTTTATGGATGTATACGTGTACTAAAAATTACCTTAAATTCGCCCGGTTTAGCATTCATTGCACGAGTTTTCAATACATCTAATGGCTGTGTGAGTGTTGTAGCTATAGCACCCTTGGATTTTAACAAATGTTTTATTAGCACATAACAATTTAAAATGAATATGATGCCTTGAAACAAAACATATATTTACTTGAGTATTCGTTAGATTTCTGTATAAAACATGTTTCAAATAAAGTAGTAGTCTGAAATGATGTATTCTTTACTGCTCATTGTTCTTGATAAGCTTTTAGTATTAGATCAGtgcaaaaatttaaattaactTTGTTGACTTAACttaatattctatactatattacCTATATTATATAAAAACGTAACATATACGCATTAAACAAATTCGATAAAATGTTAACACTGTAtatgtattataataaaattttaaacatgttttaaataatcttgaaatattttaccGCTTAATATATACTTACTGCAAATACACTTGATAACACATGAGTTACAGGATTATCTATAAAATAACCACTCTCCAacatcaaaatttttatttgatcgtAGAAACTTAGTTGTCCAATAGTCATTAATGCAGCCCTTAATGTTGCAGTAGAACAACCAC carries:
- the Efr gene encoding ER GDP-fucose transporter, coding for MRAAIAILCVFLGCCSNVVFLELLVKDDPGCGNLITFVQFLFISLEGFIFTSKCGNVKPRIGVKNYLVLVTMFFITNVCNNYAFDFNIPMTLHMIFRAGSLIANMIMGIVVLKKRYIFSKYLSVFMITLGIAVCTIVSSKQIKSLQPKNVEQVPTTPFEDLFWWVLGISLMTVALLVSARMGIYQEELHKKYGKHPREALYYTHLLPLPFFLLLAPNIWEHFTYAVTSEPLQVSMLNIHVPKLILYLIGNVLTQYVCISSVYSLTAECTSLTVTLVITLRKFLSLIFSILYFQNPFTIHHWIGTLLVFVGTVIFTEIVPKIADRFHLKEKKKVQ